The following are encoded together in the Glycine max cultivar Williams 82 chromosome 8, Glycine_max_v4.0, whole genome shotgun sequence genome:
- the LOC100809608 gene encoding lysine histidine transporter-like 2: MVGAGVLTLPYAMSMMGWGPGTVILLLSWMITLFTLWQMVEMHEMVPGVRFDRYHELGQHAFGEKLGLYIVIPQQLLVQVGTCIVYMVTGGTSLKKFHDTVCPSCQNIRTSYWIAIFGFVNFVLSLCPNFNSISAVSFAAAVMSIAYSTIAWVASIGKGKLPDVDYGYKAHSTADGVFNFMLALGEVAFSYAGHNVVLEIQATIPSTPEKPSKKAMWKGVIFAYLGVAFCYLPVAFIGYYIFGNSVQDNILITLEKPTWLIAAANMFVIVHVIGGYQVFSMPVFDIIETFLVKHLKFSPCFTLRFVARTVFVAMSMLIAICIPFFGSLLGFLGGFAFAPTSYFLPCIIWLKLYKPKRFSLSWIVNWTCIVLGMLLMILAPIGSLRKIIVSAANYKFFS; this comes from the exons ATGGTTGGTGCTGGTGTCCTCACCCTTCCTTATGCCATGTCTATGATGGGCTG GGGTCCGGGGACAGTTATACTGCTCTTGTCATGGATGATCACGTTGTTTACCCTATGGCAAATGGTTGAGATGCACGAAATGGTACCTGGTGTGAGATTCGATAGGTATCATGAATTGGGGCAGCATGCCTTTGGAGAGAAGTTGGGTCTCTACATTGTGATTCCTCAACAACTACTTGTTCAGGTTGGCACATGCATTGTATATATGGTCACAGGAGGAACATCGCTAAAGAAGTTTCATGACACGGTTTGCCCCTCGTGTCAAAACATTAGGACCTCCTATTGGATTGCTATCTTTGGTTTTGTAAACTTCGTCCTCTCTTTGTGCCCCAACTTCAACTCTATTTCTGCTGTCTCTTTTGCCGCAGCAGTCATGTCTATCGC TTACTCAACCATTGCTTGGGTGGCTTCCATTGGCAAGGGAAAACTACCAGATGTGGACTATGGCTACAAAGCCCACAGCACTGCCGATGGTGTATTCAACTTCATGTTGGCCTTGGGAGAGGTGGCATTCTCCTATGCAGGTCACAATGTGGTTTTGGAAATCCAAGCAACAATACCTTCTACTCCTGAGAAACCTTCCAAGAAAGCCATGTGGAAAGGAGTTATATTTGCCTATTTAGGAGTTGCCTTTTGCTATCTCCCTGTGGCCTTCATTGGATATTATATATTTGGCAACTCTGTCCAGGATAATATCCTCATCACACTAGAAAAACCAACTTGGCTCATTGCTGCAGCCAACATGTTTGTTATTGTCCATGTTATTGGAGGCTATCag GTATTCTCAATGCCGGTGTTTGACATCATCGAAACCTTTTTGGTGAAGCATTTAAAGTTTTCTCCTTGTTTTACACTCCGCTTTGTTGCTCGCACTGTATTTGTAG CAATGTCAATGTTAATTGCCATATGCATCCCGTTCTTCGGTTCTCTTCTTGGATTTCTAGGAGGATTTGCCTTTGCCCCAACATCATACTTT CTACCCTGTATCATCTGGCTTAAACTCTACAAACCAAAGAGATTTAGTTTGTCTTGGATAGTCAATTGG ACATGCATTGTGCTTGGGATGCTATTGATGATACTAGCTCCAATTGGTTCGTTGAGAAAAATCATTGTTTCAGCGGCGAATTACAAGTTCTTTTCGTGA
- the LOC100811195 gene encoding uncharacterized protein, whose amino-acid sequence MPPSQFPLRWESTGDRWWYASPIDYAAANGLYDLVTELLHLDTNLLIKLTSLRRIRRLEAVWDNESKFEDVARCRSKVARNLMIECETGRGHKHNSLILAGYGGWLLYTAASAGDVDFVLELLGRDPLLVFGEGEYGVTDMFYAAARGKNCEVFKLLLRSALSRKECLGGSEAELEEKLDEGSKVFKRDVMNRAIHAAARGGNWEILKQILASVSVSQVLSYRDSQGCTVLHAAAARGQVEVVRNLIESYDIINSANAQGNTALHVASYRGYLPVVEILIGASHSLATLTNHYGDTFLHMAVVGFRSPGFCRLDKHTELMKQLTSEKIVKMKDIINVRNNDGRTALHVAVVHNIQFDVVELLMSVPSIDLNICDADGMTPLDHLRQKSRSVSSEILIKQLISAGGISNYQDYVTRNALVKHLRTHGIGGSPGTSFRIPDSEILLYTGIENSCDDNYDQASVESNSWSSEINNYDSANSPCNSKSSSVNYGARHLKFLLQSSRRRDTKEAASDLEDDVSVNSFSSRNNLEDFPIPLRQRYSKMCSLPNNKRTLSIRTYLPSPTAKKYFHAGLTQGVIKVKPQVPLPVHSTSNLFQKLSISSNSTNNKQKRVDIMGPSCSNRPMDGGGTLQLNFKQGTFNRRLMNRYFSFGAHGQALEDANSCTMSNCSSKHFSSLVA is encoded by the exons ATGCCTCCTTCACAATTCCCTCTTCGTTGGGAGAGCACAGGAGACCGATGGTGGTATGCATCTCCAATTGATTATGCTGCTGCAAATGGCCTCTATGATCTGGTCACTGAGCTTCTCCACCTTGACACCAACCTCCTCATTAAGCTCACTTCCCTTCGTCGAATTCGCCGCCTAGAAGCCGTGTGGGACAACGAGTCCAAGTTTGAGGATGTTGCCAGGTGCCGGTCCAAGGTTGCAAGGAATCTTATGATTGAGTGTGAGACAGGAAGAGGGCATAAGCATAACTCTCTCATCCTTGCAGGCTATGGTGGATGGCTTCTCTACACTGCTGCTTCGGCCGGGGATGTGGACTTTGTTCTTGAGTTGTTGGGGAGAGACCCTCTTTTGGTGTTTGGTGAGGGAGAGTATGGTGTCACTGATATGTTTTATGCTGCAGCCAGGGGAAAGAACTGTGAGGTCTTTAAGCTGCTGCTTCGTTCTGCTCTTTCAAGAAAGGAGTGCCTTGGTGGAAGTGAAGCAGAATTGGAAGAGAAGTTGGATGAGGGTTCTAAGGTTTTCAAGAGGGATGTGATGAATAGGGCCATCCATGCTGCTGCCAGGGGAGGGAATTGGGAAATACTGAAGCAGATTCTAGCAAGTGTTTCTGTTTCTCAGGTTTTGTCTTATAGAGATTCACAAGGATGTACTGTCTTGCATGCAGCAGCTGCAAGAGGCCAAGTTGAG GTGGTGAGAAATCTAATTGAATCCTATGATATCATCAACTCAGCTAATGCTCAAGGCAATACAGCATTACATGTGGCCTCTTACAGAGGTTACTTACCCGTGGTAGAGATTCTGATTGGAGCATCTCACTCGTTAGCAACGTTAACCAATCACTATGGAGATACTTTTCTTCACATGGCAGTGGTTGGTTTCAGAAGCCCTGGTTTCTGTAGACTGGACAAGCACACTGAGCTCATGAAGCAACTGACAAgtgaaaaaattgtgaaaatgaaGGATATCATCAATGTCAGGAACAATGATGGAAGAACAGCTCTTCATGTTGCTGTGGTTCATAATATCCAATTTGATGTAGTGGAATTACTGATGTCTGTTCCATCAATTGATTTGAACATTTGCGATGCTGATGGGATGACACCTTTGGATCATCTTAGACAAAAATCACGATCAGTGTCTTCTGAAATCTTAATCAAGCAATTAATTTCAGCTGGAGGGATCTCTAATTATCAGGACTATGTGACAAGAAATGCCCTTGTTAAGCATCTTAGGACTCATGGTATTGGAGGCAGTCCTGGAACATCATTTAGAATACCAGATTCTGAGATATTGTTGTACACAGGCATTGAGAATTCATGTGATGACAATTATGATCAGGCAAGTGTAGAATCAAATTCATGGTCAagtgaaataaacaattatgaCTCGGCCAATTCGCCATGTAACAGCAAGTCTAGTTCTGTCAATTATGGGGCAAGGCACCTAAAGTTTCTGCTCCAAAGTTCTAGAAGAAGAGACACAAAAGAGGCAGCCTCAGATTTAGAAGATGATGTTTCTGTGAATTCTTTCAGCTCAAGGAACAACTTGGAAGACTTTCCAATTCCATTGAGGCAAAGATACTCAAAAATGTGTTCTCTTCCAAACAACAAAAGAACACTATCTATAAGGACTTATCTTCCAAGTCCTACagccaaaaaatattttcatgcaGGTCTAACGCAAGGCGTGATTAAGGTAAAGCCACAAGTGCCTCTACCTGTTCATTCAACATCTAatctttttcaaaaactatCTATCTCTTCTAATTCTACGAATAATAAGCAAAAACGTGTTGATATAATGGGACCCTCTTGCTCCAATCGACCAATGGATGGGGGTGGCACCCTACAGTTGAACTTTAAGCAGGGCACTTTCAATAGGAGATTGATGAACCGGTACTTTTCTTTTGGAGCACATGGCCAGGCTTTGGAAGATGCAAATAGCTGCACAATGTCAAATTGCAGTTCTAAGCATTTTAGTTCTTTAGTTGCATAA
- the CDF1 gene encoding probable zinc transporter protein DDB_G0291141: MADNDHSHSHPHHHHHHHRPHRLSVPPRSTTFGGTPGTQPAFWYSSSTTPTPTPSKTRRSLSFPKSKSKSRSSVFLLLFFSLRSLYSLLPFLRSSPSFSLFPFSFLVSLLSFSLTLSFSLFSSSSTSSKDPFLHHKPKHPLLSPSLTPSQQRILVTKSILLALVFLLRFQALRYCGTASMILAELMGSIAARPRNPYRHNLRGFLSLSLGLLLLSFGWDRIECFPFSPACLTRRIWPLILPFASGFLAHYRLVDSGTTLKQLGRKRVRLITLLFTTVILFVPAVVSFFVFEAEEDSVAFGNLAWPLVNTVVFGVLLSESYSGDDNDDDDSFASSREFLVTFVCTLVLELFYFPELSLWGLLLCGLLLYVGVRDLDPFHSSNEGEFSGDMIMKPIRHVLSERKSRKIALFLLINAGYMVVEFAAGFMSNSLGLISDACHMLFDCAALAIGLYASYISRLPANNHYNYGRGRFEVLSGYTNAVFLVLVGALIVVESFERILDPQEISTNSLLVVSIGGLVVNVIGLIFFHEEHHHAHGHVLSGSSCSHSHTHTESHSHHTHHHHDHDHDHDHLHSHGHETTIHGSNQEYISVSSDCRDDSCPGDHGHHHNHNHCSHERKHHGECHDHEDKHSIPSFKHHDAAAHCHDHGEHHDQTGHSCHEDAPLVRKEHDHRHIDHNMEGIFLHVLADTMGSVGVVISTLLIKYKGWLIADPACSIFISILIVSSVIPLLKNSAEVLLQRVPRAHEHELKDALINVSKIRGVYGIQKFHSWNFTNTDVVGTMHLHVSTDTDKTSAKSQVLHLLRNAGIKDVTLQVECVG; the protein is encoded by the coding sequence ATGGCCGATAACGATCACTCCCACTCCCAccctcaccaccaccaccaccaccaccgtcCTCATCGCCTCTCAGTGCCGCCGCGCAGCACCACATTCGGCGGCACTCCGGGAACCCAGCCCGCCTTCTGGTACTCCTCAAGCACAACCCCAACCCCAACCCCCTCCAAAACCCGCCGTTCATTGTCCTTCCCGAAATCGAAATCGAAATCGAGATCCTCagtcttcctcctcctcttcttctccctCCGCTCCCTCTACTCCCTCCTTCCCTTCCTCCGCTCCTCtccttccttctccctcttcccCTTCTCCTTCCTCGTCTCCctcctctccttctccctcaccctctccttctccctcttctcttcttcctccaccTCCTCCAAAGACCCCTTTCTCCACCACAAACCCAAACACCCTCTTCTCTCACCTTCCCTCACACCCTCCCAGCAGAGAATCTTGGTCACCAAATCAATCCTCCTTGCCCTCGTCTTCCTCCTCCGCTTCCAGGCCCTCCGCTACTGCGGCACCGCCTCCATGATCCTCGCCGAGTTAATGGGCTCCATCGCTGCCCGGCCCAGAAACCCTTACAGGCACAACCTCCGCGGCttcctctccctctccctcggCCTCCTCCTGCTCTCCTTCGGCTGGGACCGGATCGAATGCTTCCCGTTCTCTCCCGCTTGCCTCACCCGCCGGATTTGGCCCTTGATCCTCCCTTTCGCCTCCGGCTTTCTCGCCCACTACCGGCTCGTGGACTCCGGGACTACTCTCAAACAGCTCGGCCGCAAACGGGTTCGGTTAATTACTCTCCTTTTCACTACTGTTATTCTATTTGTTCCCGCAGTTGTTAGTTTCTTCGTGTTTGAGGCAGAAGAAGATAGTGTTGCCTTTGGGAATTTGGCGTGGCCATTGGTGAATACTGTTGTTTTCGGTGTGCTTTTGAGTGAGAGTTATAgtggtgatgataatgatgatgatgatagttTCGCGAGTTCGAGGGAGTTTCTGGTTACTTTTGTTTGCACTTTGGTGTTGGAGCTTTTTTATTTCCCTGAACTTTCCCTCTGGGGTTTGTTGCTTTGTGGTTTGTTGCTATATGTTGGTGTTAGAGACTTGGATCCTTTTCATTCTTCCAATGAAGGGGAGTTCTCGGGTGACATGATTATGAAGCCTATCAGACATGTTTTGAGCGAGAGGAAGTCGCGGAAGATTGCGCTTTTTCTTCTAATCAATGCTGGGTATATGGTTGTGGAGTTTGCTGCTGGGTTCATGAGCAATAGTCTTGGCCTGATATCGGATGCGTGCCACATGTTGTTTGATTGTGCTGCTTTGGCCATTGGGTTGTATGCATCGTATATATCTCGTTTGCCGGCAAATAATCACTATAACTATGGTAGAGGAAGATTTGAGGTTTTATCAGGGTATACTAATGCTGTGTTTCTGGTTCTTGTGGGAGCACTCATAGTGGTGGAGTCCTTTGAGAGGATATTGGATCCTCAGGAGATATCAACTAATAGCTTGTTGGTTGTCTCCATAGGAGGGCTTGTGGTCAATGTCATTGGCTTGATATTCTTTCATGAGGAGCATCATCATGCTCATGGCCATGTATTATCTGGATCATCATGCTCCCATTCGCACACACACACGGAGTCGCATAGTCACCACACCCAccatcatcatgatcatgatCATGATCATGATCATCTGCATAGCCATGGTCACGAAACAACAATCCATGGAAGCAATCAAGAATATATATCAGTTTCAAGTGATTGCCGAGACGATTCATGCCCTGGTGATCATggccatcatcataatcataacCACTGTAGTCATGAGAGGAAGCATCATGGTGAGTGTCATGATCATGAAGACAAACACAGCATTCCGAGCTTTAAGCATCATGATGCTGCCGCCCACTGCCATGACCATGGTGAACATCATGATCAAACTGGGCACTCTTGTCATGAAGATGCTCCACTTGTTCGTAAAGAGCATGACCATCGCCATATTGATCACAATATGGAAGGGATATTTTTGCATGTTCTTGCTGACACCATGGGGAgtgttggtgttgttatatCTACCCTGTTGATTAAGTACAAGGGATGGCTTATTGCTGATCCTGCCTGctcaatttttatttctattttaattgtatCTTCTGTGATACCTTTGCTAAAAAATTCAGCAGAAGTTTTGCTCCAAAGAGTGCCAAGGGCGCATGAGCATGAGCTGAAGGATGCCTTAATTAATGTTTCGAAGATAAGGGGTGTTTATGGCATTCAAAAGTTTCATTCCTGGAACTTCACAAACACAGATGTAGTTGGTACGATGCATCTTCACGTGTCAACAGATACAGACAAGACATCCGCCAAGTCGCAGGTTTTGCATCTGTTACGTAATGCTGGAATCAAGGATGTAACCTTGCAGGTGGAATGTGTTGGataa
- the LOC102664445 gene encoding putative ABC transporter C family member 15 has translation MVVCPNQFPLQYGLVFCSCAIFVTLPRSTIQDCRPEPEWPKEGKVELHNLHIQNDPAAPMVLKDVTCIFPGQKKIGIVDRTGNGKSTLVQALFQVVDPYERCILIDGVDISKIGLQVLRCKLGITLFLGTVRTNLDPLEHHADQELWEVLSKCHLTELVTQDQIEEEIDSDRQPFHGANIVKGYPRMIVN, from the exons ATGGTTGTCTGTCCGAATCAATTTCCTCTTCAATATGGTCTTGTATTTTGTTCTTGTGCCATCTTCGTTACTTTGCCAAGGTCTACCATTCAAGATTGCAGGCCTGAACCAGAGTGGCCAAAGGAGGGAAAAGTTGAACTTCATAACCTTCATATACAGAATGACCCTGCTGCTCCTATGGTCCTCAAAGATGTTACTTGTATCTTCCCAGGACAAAAGAAAATTGGTATAGTAGACAGGACAGGGAATGGAAAATCTACGCTGGTGCAAGCCCTCTTTCAAGTGGTGGACCCTTATGAACGATGTATACTTATTGATGGTGTTGATATTTCCAAGATTGGTCTGCAAGTTTTGAGATGTAAGCTTGGTATAACCTTGTTTCTAGGTACTGTAAGGACTAACTTGGATCCTCTGGAACACCATGCAGATCAAGAACTTTGGGAG GTTCTCAGCAAGTGTCATCTTACTGAATTAGTTACGCAAGATCAAATTGAAGAAGAAATTGATTCGGACAGACAACCATTCCATGGTGCCAATATTGTGAAAGGCTACCCGAGAATGATCGTCAATTAG
- the LOC100811718 gene encoding 3-oxoacyl-[acyl-carrier-protein] reductase 4, with translation MGSLARPNSLFFRTKGPGRARKVPSQVLAFQRSNSNGSFPSSEQLELEASQKNMEAPVVVVTGASRGIGRAIALSLGKAPCKVLVNYARSSMQAEEVSNLIEAFGGQALTFEGDVSNEADVESMIRTAVDAWGTVDVLVNNAGITRDGLLMRMKKSQWQEVIDLNLTGVFLCMQAAAKIMTMKKKGRIINITSVIGQVGNVGQANYSAAKAGVIGLTKSAAREYASRNITVNAVAPGFIASDMTANLRPGIEKKRLELIPLGRLGQPEEVAGLVEFLALNPAANYITGQVFTIDGGLAM, from the exons ATGGGTTCTCTGGCCCGACCAAACTCACTCTTTTTTCGAACCAAAGGACCCGGACGTGCCCGGAAAGTACCAAGTCAGGTTTTGGCTTTTCAGCGTTCCAATTCAAATGGTTCATTTCCCTCATCAGAACAGCTAGAACTTGAAGCAAGCCAGAAGAACATGGAAGCACCTGTTGTTGTAGTCACTGGAGCCTCCAGAGGCATTGGCCGTGCAATTGCACTTTCCTTGGGTAAAGCCCCATGCAAG GTGTTGGTCAACTATGCCAGGTCATCCATGCAAGCTGAGGAGGTTTCCAACTTG ATTGAGGCGTTTGGTGGACAAGCTCTTACCTTCGAGGGAGATGTTTCAAATGAGGCCGATGTGGAATCTATGATTAGAACT GCAGTTGATGCTTGGGGAACTGTTGATGTATTGGTAAACAATGCAG GAATTACTCGAGATGGTTTGTTAATGAGAATGAAGAAATCACAATGGCAGGAAGTTATTGATCTGAATCTCACTGGTGTTTTTCTTTGCATGCAG GCAGCAGCAAAGATTATGACGATGAAAAAGAAG GGAAGGATAATCAATATTACATCAGTTATTGGTCAGGTTGGCAATGTTGGACAAGCCAATTATAGTGCTGCAAAGGCAGGGGTAATTGGCCTCACAAAAAGTGCTGCCAGGGAATATGCTAGCAGAAACATCACT GTTAATGCAGTAGCCCCTGGGTTTATTGCATCTGATATGACTGCCAATCTACGACCAGGCATTGAGAAAAAAAGATTGGAATTAATCCCCTTAG GAAGACTTGGCCAACCAGAAGAAGTTGCTGGACTTGTGGAATTCTTGGCTCTTAATCCTGCTGCCAATTACATCACTGGGCag GTGTTCACCATTGATGGAGGTTTGGCAATGTGA